Proteins encoded in a region of the Teredinibacter purpureus genome:
- a CDS encoding rhodanese-like domain-containing protein, translating to MLNPLLPPVIEPVELHQYLDARASALAYNTQALPPICIIDLSSEQSYRAGHIPNAVYLPPTALLSGRPPAPGKIPPLAQLEQVFGYLGLTSNTHFIVYDDEGGGWAGRFIWTLDVIGHPHYSYVNGGLLAWKKNALAVEQHEHRASATSPALNIHSGVIAEIPDILAELNNNNARIWDARSPEEFRGEKVFARKGGHIPGAINCEWTQLMAPQNGHRIRSDAEHYLQSVGLTKKHSIITHCQSHHRSGFTYLVGKLLGFNIKAYHGSWAEWGNHPNTPVEETTL from the coding sequence ATGCTCAACCCGCTTTTGCCGCCCGTTATAGAACCGGTTGAACTCCACCAGTATCTAGACGCTAGAGCCAGCGCTCTGGCTTACAACACACAAGCCTTACCGCCCATTTGTATTATTGATTTAAGCTCCGAGCAATCTTATCGCGCTGGCCACATACCTAACGCCGTCTATCTTCCCCCAACCGCGCTACTATCAGGTCGCCCGCCTGCGCCAGGTAAAATACCGCCGTTAGCGCAACTAGAGCAGGTTTTTGGCTATTTAGGCCTTACCTCAAATACACATTTTATTGTTTATGACGATGAAGGTGGTGGCTGGGCAGGCCGATTCATTTGGACATTAGACGTGATTGGGCACCCACACTATTCCTACGTGAATGGAGGATTATTGGCCTGGAAGAAGAACGCTCTAGCAGTGGAACAACACGAGCATAGAGCCTCCGCCACATCACCCGCCCTCAATATTCACTCAGGCGTTATCGCCGAAATTCCCGATATTCTGGCGGAGCTGAACAACAACAATGCCCGTATTTGGGATGCTCGCTCTCCAGAAGAGTTTCGCGGCGAAAAAGTTTTTGCACGTAAAGGTGGTCACATTCCCGGTGCCATTAATTGTGAATGGACACAATTAATGGCACCGCAAAACGGCCACCGAATACGAAGCGATGCAGAACACTATTTGCAATCAGTAGGCTTAACAAAAAAGCACTCGATTATTACGCATTGCCAGTCTCATCACCGCTCGGGTTTTACCTATTTGGTTGGTAAACTACTCGGTTTTAACATTAAGGCCTATCACGGCTCTTGGGCTGAATGGGGCAACCATCCAAACACACCGGTTGAGGAAACAACGCTGTGA
- the rsgA gene encoding small ribosomal subunit biogenesis GTPase RsgA — translation MTKRKLSQQQSRRIEENQKKRRKNADNEGRSSAPEQHGTVITRYGKQADIETADGTLWRCYLRANLGEIVTGDNVIWQQEDDNCGVVVSVMQSRNRLQRPDSYGKMRDVAANIDQVLITLAVEPEPHAGLIDRYLVVAENLDVKPVLLLNKADLLGEPESCSIQQLLHQYKLLGYDVVLASSKSEHGLDTLKVHLRNVTSIFAGQSGVGKSSIIQLLLPNEDIKIGELSEQIAKGRHTTTHSRLYHFPDGGNCIDSPGIRDFGLWHMNVDDVIHGFIELRQRAGHCKFRDCRHQQEPGCAITSAQQDGIISAERYESFCRIINTLNDVDIKPSL, via the coding sequence ATGACCAAGCGTAAGCTAAGCCAGCAGCAATCTCGACGAATCGAAGAAAACCAAAAGAAACGCCGAAAGAATGCTGACAACGAAGGCCGTTCTAGCGCGCCCGAGCAACACGGAACGGTTATAACCCGCTACGGAAAGCAAGCGGATATCGAGACCGCAGATGGCACTCTATGGCGCTGCTATCTGCGTGCAAACTTGGGGGAAATCGTTACGGGCGACAACGTTATCTGGCAGCAAGAGGACGATAATTGCGGTGTTGTCGTTTCTGTAATGCAAAGCCGTAACCGCCTACAAAGGCCCGATAGCTACGGAAAAATGCGCGATGTTGCCGCCAATATCGATCAAGTACTTATCACGCTAGCCGTAGAACCCGAGCCTCACGCAGGGCTTATTGATCGCTACCTCGTAGTCGCCGAAAATTTAGACGTAAAACCGGTATTACTTCTCAATAAGGCCGATTTACTCGGCGAGCCTGAGAGCTGCTCTATTCAACAACTGCTACATCAGTATAAATTACTCGGTTACGACGTTGTGCTTGCGTCTTCGAAAAGCGAACACGGGCTAGATACCCTAAAAGTACATTTACGCAACGTCACCAGTATTTTCGCGGGACAATCTGGCGTCGGTAAATCGTCCATTATTCAACTGTTACTGCCCAACGAAGATATTAAAATTGGAGAGCTTTCAGAACAAATTGCTAAAGGCCGGCATACCACGACCCATTCTAGGCTCTATCACTTCCCTGACGGCGGCAATTGTATCGATTCACCAGGTATTCGTGATTTTGGGCTATGGCACATGAACGTGGACGATGTTATTCACGGTTTTATAGAGCTTCGTCAACGTGCGGGGCATTGTAAATTCAGAGATTGCAGGCACCAACAGGAGCCTGGATGCGCCATTACCTCAGCGCAACAAGACGGGATTATATCCGCCGAACGTTATGAGAGCTTTTGTCGCATCATTAACACCTTAAATGACGTCGATATAAAACCATCGCTATAG
- the orn gene encoding oligoribonuclease produces the protein MANSENNLIWIDLEMTGLIPEHDVIIEIATVVTDANLNTLAEGPVMAIYQPDAVMNQMDEWCTTQHGHSGLTQRVKASEVSTSAAEQATLDFLAGWVPEGKSPMCGNSIGQDRRFLQRFMPRLANYFHYRNIDVSTLKELASRWQPHVLDGFTKQGSHLALDDIRESIAELKHYREHFIRQ, from the coding sequence ATGGCTAACAGCGAAAACAACCTTATTTGGATTGATCTGGAGATGACCGGATTGATTCCTGAGCATGATGTCATCATCGAAATAGCTACAGTTGTTACTGATGCGAACCTCAATACGCTTGCTGAAGGGCCCGTTATGGCCATTTATCAGCCTGATGCGGTAATGAATCAAATGGATGAGTGGTGTACCACGCAGCATGGGCATTCAGGATTAACGCAACGGGTGAAAGCGAGCGAGGTTTCTACGTCCGCGGCTGAACAGGCAACGTTGGATTTTCTCGCAGGCTGGGTGCCTGAAGGAAAGTCGCCAATGTGCGGTAATTCGATCGGGCAAGACCGGCGATTTTTACAACGTTTTATGCCGCGATTAGCGAATTATTTTCACTATCGCAACATTGATGTAAGCACGTTAAAAGAGTTGGCGTCTCGTTGGCAGCCCCACGTTCTTGACGGGTTTACCAAGCAAGGTTCTCACCTAGCGCTAGACGATATTCGTGAATCAATCGCGGAACTAAAGCACTATCGCGAACATTTTATTCGCCAATAG